The Verrucomicrobiia bacterium DNA window AAGGTCGTAATTAAGCTGGTCGGTTTGGGAAAGTTTCTCTTTGGCGATGGAGTTGACCGCCTCCATAATCGAAAGATTTTCCCGCTTGCGCCGCTCGATGGCGGCCAGCGACCGGTCGCCCCAGCGGTCGTTCAGCCCCGGATAGCCGATGTAGGTGGCCCATTCCGGGTTTTCCTCCATATTGTATTTCCAATACTCGTCAAAAAGCTGTTTCAAACGCGCCGAGTCGGCGGTTTTGCCTTTGGACTGAATGATTTCGGCCAGCTTTTTTTGGAAAGCGCTCATTTCAGTTTGCGCGGAAACCGGTGCGGGCAGCGCCATAAGAGAGCCCAATAATACAAATCCGAGAAGTTTTATCAATGGCCATTTCCTCCCAACCGGGCCATTTTACGATTATCCATCCGCTCTGTCAATTGGAAAAAAGGAAGGAACAAAACCCGAATCCGTCCTGTTTGGGATATTGCAAACCGGAATTTCAGCAGCGTTAAGAACGAAAAGTGGAACAAAAAATTCTCAAAAAACCCGGAACAAGCGGGGCTTTGGTGAAGGTTATTGCCGGTATGAAAACATCCATTATACTTATGGGGCTGACGGCGGTTTTACTGGGGGTGTTCGGGCTGGTTTTATCGAAAGGTAAGAAGGAGGAAACCAAGAACGTGACTTACAATAAGTTGACCCCGGAAGAGGAGCGGGTAATCGTCCACAAAGGAACGGAAATGCCCTTCACCGGGGAGTATCTCAACAACAAAGCGAGCGGAACCTACACCTGCCGGCGGTGCGGGGCGGAGCTCTATCGCTCGGAGGACAAATTCGACTCACACTGCGGCTGGCCAAGCTTTGACGACGAAATCCCCGGCGCGGTCAAGCGAATTCCCGACCCGGACGGAATGCGCACGGAAATCATCTGCGTAAACTGCGGCGGACATCTGGGGCACGTTTTCACCGGGGAGGGGTTTACCGACAAGGATACGCGCCACTGTGTCAATTCGATTTCCTTGAAGTTCGTACCGGCGGGTTCGTCCAAAACAGAGGGGAAAACAAAAATGCAGACACAAAAGGCCTATTTTGCGGGGGGATGTTTTTGGGGAACGGAATATTACTTGAAGCAGGCCAAGGGTGTAATTGATGTTAAAGTCGGCTATATGGGTGGGAACAAGAAAAATCCCACCTACAAGGAGGTTTGCAACGGCAACACCGGGCATATCGAGACCAACGAGGTGACCTTCGACCCCTCCAAAACCAGCTATGAAGAAGTGGCCAAGCTCTTTTTTGAAATCCACGATCCGACGCAGGTGAACCGCCAAGGGCCGGATGTCGGCGAGCAGTACAAATCGGTGGTTTTCTATGTGG harbors:
- a CDS encoding bifunctional methionine sulfoxide reductase B/A protein — translated: MKTSIILMGLTAVLLGVFGLVLSKGKKEETKNVTYNKLTPEEERVIVHKGTEMPFTGEYLNNKASGTYTCRRCGAELYRSEDKFDSHCGWPSFDDEIPGAVKRIPDPDGMRTEIICVNCGGHLGHVFTGEGFTDKDTRHCVNSISLKFVPAGSSKTEGKTKMQTQKAYFAGGCFWGTEYYLKQAKGVIDVKVGYMGGNKKNPTYKEVCNGNTGHIETNEVTFDPSKTSYEEVAKLFFEIHDPTQVNRQGPDVGEQYKSVVFYVDEEQKKTTEKLVGLLKTKGFKVATELRPAKEFWPAEDYHQDYYAKTGKEPYCHRPVKRF